The Euleptes europaea isolate rEulEur1 chromosome 19, rEulEur1.hap1, whole genome shotgun sequence genome includes a window with the following:
- the HES2 gene encoding transcription factor HES-2: protein MSPHSAALDPARSYRPKIMGTAKRPGEATVLRKSLKPLMEKRRRARINDSLNQLKTLILPLIGKDSSRYSKLEKADILEMTVQFLKELPDPRASVSASAGGYCEGYQACLSRLTNLLPKFSPLNPDACNSLLRHLQQASNERHWIRDCSSPTDLPLAQSLAAPLCPARRAPETFSPRLPAVVQPALWRPW, encoded by the exons ATGTCTCCGCACAGCGCTGCTCTCGACCCCGCACGGAGTTACCGGCCCAAGATCATGGGGACCGCCAAGAGACCCGGGGAAGCCACGGTGCTGCGCAAG AGCCTCAAGCCGCTGATGGAGAAGCGCCGTCGGGCGCGCATCAACGACAGCCTGAACCAGCTCAAGACCCTCATCCTGCCGCTCATCGGCAAAGAC AGTTCTCGCTACTCCAAGTTAGAAAAGGCAGATATCTTAGAGATGACCGTGCAATTCCTCAAAGAGCTTCCAGACCCGCGTGCTTCAGTTTCTG CCTCTGCAGGCGGTTACTGCGAAGGCTACCAGGCCTGCTTGTCCCGCCTCACCAACCTCCTGCCCAAATTCAGTCCGCTGAACCCAGATGCCTGCAACAGTCTCCTGAGACATCTTCAACAGGCCAGCAATGAACGCCACTGGATTCGGGACTGCAGCAGCCCAACAGACTTGCCCCTGGCTCAAAGCCTGGCtgcgcccctctgcccagccagaaGGGCCCCAGAAACCTTTTCTCCACGCTTGCCTGCTGTGGTACAGCCAGCTCTCTGGAGGCCCTGGTAG